The following coding sequences lie in one Paenibacillus durus ATCC 35681 genomic window:
- a CDS encoding recombinase family protein codes for MNVIGYVRVSTQGQVKDGYSLSYQQDEIQLYCGQQGWHLVHVFTDEGISGAKVDEEALEVEREGFQDMLTYVSSQKVDYVVVLNTSRLWRSDIVKVLVHRELKKRNIDIRSIEQPTYSIFKKDPSDFLINGLMELLDAYQRLEIAMKLGRGRNKKASEGKFAGGGIPYGYKGKRGSKQMFIDEQQASTVQRLFQLKEQYPIWSLSALAEKLNEEGFTTEQGKRFTKVQVKRILDRKAFYQGTYRYGQIEADGKHQAILQSGGMCL; via the coding sequence ATGAATGTCATAGGCTATGTGCGGGTCAGTACACAAGGTCAGGTGAAGGATGGCTACAGCTTATCCTACCAGCAAGACGAGATTCAGTTGTACTGTGGGCAGCAGGGATGGCATCTGGTTCATGTCTTTACAGACGAGGGTATCAGTGGAGCAAAAGTAGACGAGGAAGCCTTAGAGGTCGAACGAGAAGGCTTCCAAGACATGCTGACCTATGTATCGAGTCAGAAGGTAGATTACGTTGTTGTCCTGAACACAAGCAGATTATGGAGAAGCGATATTGTCAAAGTCCTTGTCCATCGGGAACTGAAAAAGCGCAATATTGACATTCGGAGTATTGAACAACCAACCTATAGCATTTTTAAGAAAGACCCGTCTGACTTCCTAATTAACGGTTTGATGGAATTGTTGGATGCTTATCAGCGGCTGGAGATTGCTATGAAGCTGGGACGTGGACGAAACAAAAAGGCTTCAGAAGGCAAGTTTGCAGGCGGGGGTATTCCTTATGGTTACAAAGGAAAACGGGGATCAAAGCAAATGTTCATTGACGAACAGCAGGCATCTACGGTTCAGCGGCTATTTCAATTGAAAGAGCAATACCCTATATGGTCATTGTCGGCTTTAGCCGAGAAGCTAAATGAAGAAGGATTTACAACGGAACAAGGGAAGAGGTTCACCAAAGTACAGGTGAAACGAATCTTAGACCGTAAAGCGTTTTACCAAGGAACATATCGTTATGGGCAGATCGAAGCAGACGGTAAACATCAAGCTATTCTACAGTCTGGGGGCATGTGCTTGTGA
- a CDS encoding helix-turn-helix domain-containing protein, translating into MAVIEMIGLQFIADTFHMEYKSVAEAIGVSKQTFQDWIKERRKIPEPRLEQLSELFGIEDKTLFQKELLPSENSEVLMIYLTRTDEHEEIELTGVDDEGYEYTTTEHYSHNRQLIDYIHEEQKKERLIEQLEVLVNSEENENFKRLEDVVAVFQEQNRNKKAVLELVLYYLVHRDNEWGVHPDYAKYEQKQFFEKLDKLLEETGIRP; encoded by the coding sequence ATGGCGGTGATTGAGATGATTGGATTACAATTTATAGCTGACACATTTCACATGGAGTACAAATCGGTAGCAGAAGCCATTGGTGTTTCGAAGCAAACATTTCAGGACTGGATCAAAGAAAGACGGAAGATACCTGAACCACGTCTTGAGCAGTTGTCTGAGTTATTCGGGATCGAGGATAAAACGTTATTTCAGAAGGAGTTGCTTCCATCCGAAAATTCGGAAGTTTTGATGATTTACTTAACCAGAACAGATGAACATGAAGAAATCGAGCTGACAGGCGTTGATGATGAAGGATATGAATATACAACAACCGAGCATTATTCGCATAATAGACAGCTCATTGACTATATCCATGAAGAGCAGAAAAAAGAACGATTGATTGAACAGTTGGAAGTATTGGTCAATAGCGAAGAAAATGAAAATTTTAAACGGCTCGAAGATGTAGTAGCGGTATTCCAAGAACAGAATCGTAATAAAAAGGCAGTATTGGAATTGGTCTTATATTATCTCGTTCACCGAGATAACGAATGGGGAGTCCATCCAGATTATGCGAAATACGAACAGAAACAGTTCTTTGAGAAGCTAGACAAGCTGCTTGAGGAAACTGGGATTAGACCTTGA
- a CDS encoding RHS repeat-associated core domain-containing protein, with amino-acid sequence MLDSSKRTPLELLKWRQQGKLTWEEIQRELEKELTVKGEEASVQDSVYGEKEESLSLHQRQTVTSQVYNEEPSTTNQLEMAASMNTAFDMTVASVLEGAVREAQINQTNKPQFEDRSATNETVDPVSGSLTWKKNMIHLPGRDGLDLDIGLMYNSNEVYPFRREYNDWSGYHTRGSYSRLGTGWSFQFPSVQSFGDYQYYNNGKGSVYRTERYWGGWDPLVQYTKLVNYKGKDMQFVYDDSHVFSNGQKSSDYYMEYADQKREYFSYNGLLLGIVDRFGNTITFKYEIQTMYDGYQPELLTSITDTLGREVTFTYENTLNMPEPFTGENVYIRVYEGGNEVQKVTLTKGRVQTTVNELQTYVPRLWSITDQAGETTYFDYRYEFARYNPHSLYYGEQDYNYYSLLKKVMYPNSTTDYEYNGAIRHIGYYETVEEFQVSSRSDHTGTKAYNQIGYSYIGNYTGENLWDYPELPESYHYSSTATLQSDTSTNGQRTTRTFDGKGRLISTDTQAANGERQVVTNTAFHDLFLYSPTRTTISDYGAGDSEATANHLYTETSYTDWGLVGTQTEPLTGDQFNNPNIKQHYTTTLTYEPNYRMLESKSWYQKETDASPLTERYTYTGEGRLSTFTNAKNEQTSYTYGYINGLKQIHQVTAETRADNKLAAKTVTNYGADYQYAYPTEQQQWFNIGTAEQKIVKKTMAYDRGTGRLIRESDGNNQSVSYEYDPVGRLKKETHPVRSNQNGESYSEVVEYNYYHMTSGNFDAVNAGTPVLKVDSIKTVTQLSNGYTVKTYANTLYNGMGLALLEEHWDENAGKWIFTQYHYDDLGRPVYQKDGLGNEITVGYDAWGRQNRATDTYGNVYVTDHDLKQRKSTDYMVAADTQEKLNYLETAYDPRGRVISKRTYKDWPSQSQPIAESYQYDISGNVIGYTDPMNHRNDGGVTTAYSYDALNRLIAVQDALNQTTRYSYDGNGQLSKVTVQAKGGAEQTLNSKNYNEIGLLASKQDGASRSESLSYNTLGQLTGRTDRNGTVFGYSYDESGQLKTSTVSGTINNAPQTQEIQTIFGDGSPRYQSIKTYINGAEKATQRLQLDSLGQVRNNYSIAYSSNGSGNHSAYILNQRDALGRITQLNDNYLNFYVNYQYNKQRLDKVQTNGSSAVNGDASANVQYSYYANDLVKSITYPPLTDGSILKTEYTYNKALGWTETVRNTKGGSVLSSYSYSYDDNGNITAVSEVRNDGVAQTTSYGYDALNRLVSITRPDGGSTTYTYDVRGNRLTMSDTVSTSMDLADTSYSYDLLNTLTSVTKDGSTTSFQYYADGLRYLKSTGNTHTQVNYDFNGQVITEEKLNGGSIVEQSTFVRGDRVLVKKDKTAGKDYYYLYNGHGDVVQIVDTSGNPVNSYAYDAWGNITSQTEGTSNSFKYAGEVYDAETGLYYLRARYYDPSIGRFLNEDTYEGQIDNPLSQNLYTYVENNPLIYTDPTGHYTFKDDPSQPAVVQGYVVSTDMHASDKLVEFLKTYETFSAQWYYATKEEKERNIKTIGYGHVIQPGEEKLLKGITEEQALSLLKSDIQNKAENYINDWADRNGIVFTQQQFDALVSWKFNGGDFLNRDPGKMLKEGDFSSSEFQNEFKNEMLLWVKGSGKKLPGLYMRRYDEWEMFVNGDYTRNYNRVLPKGF; translated from the coding sequence ATGCTGGACTCGTCCAAGCGAACCCCTCTCGAGCTTCTGAAATGGAGGCAGCAAGGGAAGCTGACCTGGGAAGAGATTCAGCGCGAACTTGAAAAAGAGCTTACCGTGAAAGGGGAAGAGGCATCGGTTCAAGATTCCGTGTATGGAGAGAAGGAAGAAAGCCTCTCCCTCCATCAACGCCAAACCGTGACCTCGCAAGTATATAATGAGGAGCCGAGTACTACCAACCAACTAGAAATGGCCGCCTCCATGAATACCGCTTTTGATATGACTGTGGCCAGCGTGTTGGAGGGAGCAGTCAGAGAGGCGCAAATCAATCAAACGAATAAACCCCAGTTTGAAGACCGCAGCGCCACGAACGAAACGGTTGATCCTGTTTCCGGATCGCTAACCTGGAAGAAAAACATGATCCATTTGCCCGGACGGGATGGACTCGATCTGGATATTGGGCTGATGTACAACTCCAACGAGGTGTATCCCTTCAGAAGAGAATATAACGATTGGAGCGGCTATCATACGAGAGGGAGCTACAGCCGTCTGGGAACGGGGTGGTCCTTTCAATTTCCATCTGTACAAAGTTTTGGCGATTATCAGTATTATAATAATGGAAAAGGAAGCGTCTACCGGACAGAGAGATATTGGGGGGGGTGGGATCCGCTAGTACAGTATACCAAACTAGTGAATTACAAAGGAAAGGACATGCAGTTTGTATATGATGATTCCCATGTTTTCAGTAACGGTCAAAAGAGCTCAGACTACTATATGGAATATGCAGATCAAAAGCGTGAATATTTTTCATATAATGGCTTATTACTCGGAATCGTGGACCGCTTCGGTAATACCATCACCTTTAAATATGAAATCCAGACCATGTACGATGGGTATCAACCTGAATTACTCACGTCAATAACGGATACGTTGGGCAGAGAGGTGACGTTCACTTACGAGAACACCTTGAACATGCCAGAGCCCTTCACGGGGGAGAATGTCTACATTCGTGTCTATGAAGGAGGCAACGAAGTCCAAAAGGTGACGTTGACCAAAGGACGGGTTCAGACGACCGTTAATGAATTGCAGACGTATGTCCCTAGGCTATGGTCCATCACCGATCAGGCCGGGGAGACTACCTACTTTGACTACAGATACGAATTTGCGAGATACAATCCGCATTCTCTCTATTATGGTGAGCAAGATTATAACTATTACTCACTGCTAAAAAAGGTGATGTATCCGAATTCCACAACCGACTATGAATATAACGGGGCCATCCGTCATATCGGATATTATGAGACGGTTGAAGAATTTCAGGTGTCCTCCAGAAGTGATCATACGGGCACCAAAGCCTATAATCAAATCGGGTACAGCTATATCGGGAATTACACGGGAGAAAATCTTTGGGATTACCCAGAATTACCTGAAAGCTATCACTACAGTTCAACGGCTACACTGCAAAGCGATACGAGCACAAACGGACAGAGAACCACCCGAACCTTTGATGGTAAAGGCCGATTAATTTCTACCGATACACAGGCAGCCAACGGAGAACGGCAAGTGGTAACCAATACTGCTTTCCATGATCTCTTCCTGTATTCACCGACTAGAACGACGATATCAGATTATGGGGCCGGTGACAGCGAGGCAACGGCCAACCATTTGTATACGGAGACGAGCTATACGGACTGGGGGCTGGTGGGAACTCAAACCGAGCCGTTGACCGGTGATCAATTTAACAATCCCAATATTAAGCAGCACTATACGACCACGCTGACGTATGAACCGAACTATCGTATGCTGGAGTCGAAATCATGGTATCAAAAAGAAACGGATGCAAGCCCGTTAACGGAGCGCTATACCTATACGGGAGAAGGCCGTTTATCTACCTTTACCAACGCTAAAAATGAACAGACTTCTTACACGTACGGCTACATCAATGGCTTAAAACAGATTCATCAGGTGACTGCCGAAACCAGGGCGGATAACAAGCTGGCAGCCAAAACGGTGACCAACTATGGAGCTGACTACCAATATGCCTATCCGACGGAACAGCAGCAATGGTTTAATATCGGTACAGCGGAGCAGAAGATCGTTAAGAAGACCATGGCTTACGATCGGGGGACGGGCAGGCTGATCCGGGAAAGCGACGGCAACAATCAGTCGGTCTCTTATGAGTATGACCCAGTAGGAAGGCTAAAAAAAGAAACACATCCGGTAAGATCCAACCAAAATGGAGAATCATACAGCGAGGTTGTGGAATATAACTATTACCATATGACCTCTGGGAACTTTGATGCGGTCAATGCGGGAACCCCTGTATTAAAGGTGGATTCCATCAAAACCGTAACCCAATTGTCCAATGGCTATACCGTTAAAACGTATGCCAATACGCTCTATAACGGAATGGGACTGGCTCTTTTAGAGGAACATTGGGATGAGAATGCCGGAAAATGGATTTTCACTCAATACCACTACGACGATTTGGGACGGCCGGTCTATCAGAAAGATGGGCTGGGCAATGAAATAACAGTCGGTTATGATGCCTGGGGCAGACAAAATCGAGCGACGGATACTTACGGAAATGTCTATGTGACGGATCATGACTTGAAGCAGCGGAAATCGACGGACTACATGGTGGCTGCCGATACGCAGGAGAAGCTAAACTATCTGGAAACGGCATACGACCCTAGGGGCCGGGTCATTTCCAAGCGGACGTATAAAGATTGGCCGAGCCAGTCGCAGCCGATCGCCGAAAGCTACCAATACGACATCAGTGGCAATGTGATTGGTTACACCGACCCGATGAATCACCGGAATGACGGCGGTGTGACCACTGCCTATAGCTATGATGCCCTAAACCGGCTGATCGCCGTGCAGGATGCGCTGAACCAAACGACCCGCTACAGCTATGACGGCAACGGCCAACTGTCTAAAGTGACGGTGCAGGCCAAAGGCGGAGCGGAGCAAACGCTGAATTCGAAGAACTATAACGAAATCGGGCTGCTGGCCTCGAAGCAGGACGGCGCGTCAAGAAGCGAAAGCTTGTCTTATAATACGCTGGGTCAATTGACGGGCCGGACGGATCGCAACGGCACCGTGTTCGGATATAGCTACGACGAGAGCGGCCAACTGAAAACCAGCACGGTCAGTGGGACGATCAATAATGCGCCGCAGACGCAGGAGATCCAAACGATCTTTGGGGATGGATCCCCGCGATATCAATCGATCAAAACCTACATCAATGGAGCCGAAAAAGCCACGCAGAGGCTGCAACTGGATAGCCTGGGCCAAGTACGAAATAACTATTCCATTGCCTATTCATCCAATGGGTCGGGAAACCATTCCGCCTATATTCTGAATCAGCGAGACGCGCTCGGACGGATCACTCAGCTTAACGATAACTACCTGAACTTCTATGTGAATTACCAGTACAATAAGCAACGACTGGACAAAGTGCAGACCAACGGCAGCTCCGCCGTCAACGGCGATGCCTCGGCCAATGTACAGTACAGCTACTATGCCAATGATCTGGTGAAATCGATCACCTATCCGCCGCTGACGGACGGCAGTATCCTGAAGACAGAGTATACGTATAACAAGGCACTGGGCTGGACCGAGACTGTGAGGAATACGAAGGGCGGCAGCGTGCTTTCCAGCTATAGCTATAGTTATGATGACAACGGCAACATCACGGCTGTAAGCGAAGTCCGTAACGACGGAGTGGCGCAAACGACGAGCTATGGCTATGACGCCTTGAATCGTCTAGTGTCAATTACCCGTCCAGATGGCGGCAGCACGACGTATACGTACGATGTGCGGGGCAATCGGCTGACAATGAGTGATACGGTAAGTACCAGTATGGACCTGGCGGATACGAGCTACAGCTACGACTTACTGAACACGTTGACCTCGGTCACCAAGGACGGCAGCACGACGAGCTTTCAATATTATGCCGACGGTTTGCGCTATCTTAAAAGCACCGGCAACACCCACACCCAGGTGAACTATGATTTTAACGGCCAAGTGATTACGGAAGAGAAGCTGAACGGCGGAAGTATCGTAGAGCAATCGACGTTTGTAAGAGGCGACCGGGTACTGGTAAAGAAGGACAAGACAGCAGGAAAAGATTACTATTACTTGTACAACGGTCACGGAGACGTGGTACAGATCGTGGATACGAGCGGGAATCCCGTCAACAGTTACGCTTATGACGCCTGGGGGAACATTACGAGCCAGACCGAAGGGACATCTAACTCGTTCAAGTATGCAGGAGAAGTGTACGACGCCGAAACCGGACTTTACTATTTGCGGGCACGGTATTATGATCCAAGTATTGGGCGGTTTTTGAATGAGGATACGTATGAGGGGCAGATTGATAATCCCCTGAGTCAGAACTTGTATACGTATGTGGAGAATAATCCGTTGATTTATACAGACCCGACAGGACATTATACATTTAAAGATGACCCAAGCCAGCCAGCAGTAGTTCAGGGTTACGTAGTTAGCACAGACATGCATGCTAGTGACAAACTAGTTGAGTTTCTTAAAACATATGAAACTTTCTCTGCGCAATGGTATTATGCAACCAAGGAAGAAAAAGAGAGAAATATAAAGACGATAGGTTATGGGCATGTAATTCAACCTGGAGAGGAAAAATTACTTAAAGGAATTACCGAAGAGCAAGCACTATCTTTATTGAAGTCGGATATTCAGAACAAAGCCGAGAATTATATAAATGACTGGGCAGACCGTAATGGTATCGTTTTTACACAGCAACAGTTTGATGCTCTTGTTAGTTGGAAATTTAATGGAGGTGATTTTTTAAATCGTGATCCAGGAAAAATGCTGAAAGAAGGTGATTTTTCATCTTCTGAGTTTCAAAATGAATTTAAAAATGAAATGCTTTTATGGGTAAAAGGTAGTGGAAAGAAGCTGCCAGGATTATATATGCGTAGATATGATGAATGGGAAATGTTTGTAAATGGTGATTATACTAGAAATTACAACAGAGTGCTTCCCAAGGGGTTTTAA
- a CDS encoding helix-turn-helix domain-containing protein, translated as MAFSFEIAFDILSMAVSEMIGLQFIVDTFHMEYKTVAEKIGVSKQTFQDWIKERRKIPQPRLEQLSKLFGIEDQTLFQKELLQSEESEILMTYLTKMDEHEEIEITDIDDHGNEYTTTQHYSQNRQLIEYIYEGQKRERLMEQVNALLNADPNEENENLKLFEDVVTVMQNTNRSKSTAMEIVLYYLVHRVNEWGMHPDYAKYEHKQFFEKLDKLFEETGIKSQ; from the coding sequence GTGGCTTTTTCTTTTGAAATAGCGTTTGACATCCTGAGTATGGCGGTGAGCGAGATGATAGGATTACAATTTATAGTAGATACTTTTCACATGGAGTACAAAACGGTAGCAGAAAAAATCGGTGTTTCCAAGCAAACATTTCAAGATTGGATCAAAGAAAGACGCAAGATTCCACAACCACGTCTTGAGCAGTTGTCTAAGTTATTCGGAATTGAGGATCAAACGTTATTCCAGAAGGAATTACTCCAGTCTGAAGAGTCAGAAATTCTGATGACGTATTTAACAAAAATGGATGAACACGAGGAAATAGAAATTACAGACATTGATGACCACGGCAACGAATACACAACAACGCAGCACTATTCGCAGAATAGGCAACTTATTGAGTACATTTATGAAGGACAAAAAAGGGAACGATTGATGGAACAGGTGAATGCATTGTTGAATGCTGATCCAAACGAAGAAAACGAAAATCTTAAACTGTTTGAAGATGTAGTTACGGTAATGCAAAATACGAATCGTAGTAAAAGCACAGCAATGGAAATAGTCTTATATTATCTCGTCCACCGAGTTAATGAATGGGGAATGCATCCAGATTATGCGAAATATGAACACAAACAGTTCTTTGAGAAACTTGACAAGCTGTTTGAAGAAACAGGAATTAAATCTCAATAA
- a CDS encoding IS110 family transposase, with protein sequence MIEQQNLIYVGVDLHKQHHTAVIIDCWSKKLGELKFDNKPSAFPLLLKELKKYTKKGLSVVYGLEDVGGYGRGLAVYLKDNRCWVKEVNAKLANARRKSHVTVQKSDSWDAECVARVLRDELERLPDAKPVDLYWAISQLVTQRRWLAKSLTETVKKLHQQISYSYPSYKKFFSEVEGKTALAFWKTYPSPYTLKDMSEEALAAFLRKYSNNGLSHKKANEILTLIDADGDTYRDFQQSRDSVVVSQVKSARFFQKEMARVEDEIELLMKKLGFQLESMTGIDVVTAAQLVAEIGDIHRFSSPDKLARFAGIAPVTVGSGNKSRNYKSKQGNRELHDIIKNLAIRQLGVTRTKREPKNAFFHSYYEQKLAEGKTKQQAVVCLMRKLVNIIYAMMKTKSAYVMPSTPVRQAG encoded by the coding sequence ATGATTGAACAGCAGAATCTAATCTATGTAGGGGTTGACCTGCATAAACAGCATCATACAGCCGTCATTATTGACTGCTGGAGTAAGAAGCTGGGAGAACTAAAATTCGATAACAAACCGTCTGCCTTTCCTTTGCTGCTCAAGGAACTGAAGAAGTATACCAAGAAGGGCTTGTCCGTTGTCTATGGACTGGAGGATGTTGGAGGTTACGGCAGAGGACTCGCCGTCTATCTGAAGGACAATCGTTGCTGGGTGAAGGAAGTAAACGCAAAACTCGCTAACGCCAGAAGAAAGAGCCATGTGACTGTTCAGAAGTCGGATAGCTGGGATGCGGAATGCGTTGCCAGGGTACTCAGAGACGAGTTGGAGCGACTTCCAGATGCGAAGCCCGTTGACCTGTATTGGGCGATTAGCCAGCTTGTGACGCAGCGAAGATGGTTGGCTAAGAGTTTAACAGAAACAGTGAAAAAGCTGCACCAGCAAATTAGCTATTCCTATCCCAGTTATAAAAAGTTTTTCTCCGAAGTAGAGGGCAAAACGGCACTTGCTTTCTGGAAAACATACCCATCACCCTATACCTTGAAGGACATGTCTGAGGAAGCCCTTGCTGCATTTTTACGAAAGTACAGCAACAATGGATTATCTCACAAGAAGGCAAATGAAATCCTTACTCTCATTGATGCAGATGGAGATACGTATAGAGACTTCCAGCAATCACGTGATTCAGTAGTGGTGAGTCAGGTGAAATCAGCCCGCTTTTTTCAGAAGGAAATGGCTAGAGTGGAGGACGAGATTGAGCTATTAATGAAAAAGCTTGGCTTCCAGCTTGAATCCATGACAGGTATAGATGTGGTGACAGCAGCGCAGCTTGTGGCAGAGATCGGAGATATTCACCGATTTTCATCCCCCGATAAGCTTGCCCGATTTGCTGGCATTGCTCCCGTAACGGTAGGTTCAGGAAACAAATCACGAAACTATAAGAGTAAGCAGGGCAATCGAGAATTACATGATATCATCAAGAACCTTGCGATTCGTCAGCTTGGGGTAACCCGCACCAAGAGAGAGCCGAAGAATGCCTTTTTTCATTCGTACTATGAGCAAAAGCTGGCAGAAGGAAAAACAAAACAACAAGCGGTTGTCTGTTTAATGAGGAAGCTGGTAAACATCATCTATGCCATGATGAAGACGAAATCAGCCTATGTGATGCCGAGTACACCTGTACGGCAAGCAGGATGA
- a CDS encoding helix-turn-helix domain-containing protein translates to MKLKIRLKEILAEKGISQRQLSMQMNIRYATINHLCSDSVDRVYIRTLEAICEALDISIHELIVEDSEA, encoded by the coding sequence ATGAAATTAAAGATTCGCTTGAAAGAAATACTTGCTGAGAAAGGAATTTCTCAACGTCAACTCTCTATGCAAATGAACATTCGCTACGCAACCATCAATCATCTCTGTTCCGATTCAGTAGACAGAGTCTATATCCGAACGCTGGAAGCGATATGTGAAGCCCTAGACATCTCCATCCATGAATTGATTGTTGAAGATTCGGAAGCTTAA
- a CDS encoding discoidin domain-containing protein, protein MGGYYFQLAEVKAHLSAAATSSSLDGWEAAKLTDGNPGTGWSSHGHPEENGTEWVALDLGSSQMVGGVHMYPRATLGFPQDFKIQFSNDALNWSDIPGQSYTHYVNDGSMHTFTFVNPVIARYVRVYATKLGADDMGNYYFQLNELQIVPSKVAASSSLEGWAASKLIDGNTGSTWSSHGHPEEIGIEWIAIDLETAKNIEGVRLTPRATLSFPKDFKIQSSNDALTWTDIPEQSYSNYVNNGSVQIFNFQTPVNARYLRVYATKLGRDDMGGYYFQLNEVNIVFPASR, encoded by the coding sequence ATGGGAGGATACTATTTTCAGCTAGCCGAAGTAAAGGCTCATCTTTCTGCCGCAGCTACCTCCTCCAGTTTAGACGGTTGGGAAGCGGCTAAATTGACCGACGGCAATCCGGGAACCGGCTGGTCCAGTCATGGGCATCCAGAAGAGAATGGCACCGAATGGGTAGCTTTGGATTTGGGAAGCTCACAGATGGTTGGCGGAGTTCATATGTATCCTCGGGCAACATTGGGCTTTCCCCAGGATTTTAAAATTCAATTCAGCAACGATGCATTGAACTGGAGCGATATTCCCGGACAGTCATACACCCATTATGTCAATGACGGATCGATGCATACTTTTACATTTGTTAATCCGGTTATCGCTCGTTATGTGCGAGTGTATGCGACCAAGCTAGGTGCCGATGACATGGGGAACTACTATTTCCAATTGAATGAATTACAGATTGTACCATCCAAAGTTGCGGCTTCCTCCAGTTTGGAGGGTTGGGCAGCGTCCAAGTTGATAGATGGTAATACGGGAAGCACGTGGTCCAGTCATGGGCATCCGGAAGAGATTGGCATCGAATGGATAGCCATTGATCTGGAAACCGCGAAGAACATAGAGGGAGTCCGTTTAACTCCTCGGGCGACATTGAGCTTCCCCAAGGATTTTAAAATCCAAAGCAGCAATGATGCATTAACCTGGACGGATATTCCTGAACAGTCCTACAGCAATTATGTAAACAATGGGTCTGTTCAGATTTTCAACTTTCAGACTCCGGTAAATGCCAGATACTTGCGGGTTTATGCCACAAAGTTGGGAAGAGATGATATGGGAGGTTACTATTTTCAGTTGAATGAAGTGAACATTGTGTTTCCTGCATCTCGTTAG